In the Quercus lobata isolate SW786 chromosome 5, ValleyOak3.0 Primary Assembly, whole genome shotgun sequence genome, one interval contains:
- the LOC115988695 gene encoding adenosine deaminase-like protein has protein sequence MEWCVSLPKVELHAHLNGSIRDSTLLELARVLGEKGVIVFSDVEHVILKNDRSLTEVFKLFDLIHILTTDHTTVKRITQEVIEDFASENVVYLELRTTPKRNDSIGMTKRSYMEAVMEGLRAVSTVDVAFAPHNVDAGSLRESLPINDACDGKRKRIYVRLLLSIDRRESTAAAMETVKLALEMRDLGVLGIDLSGNPVVGEWMTYLPALEFAREHGLYITLHCGEVPNPKEIQAMLDFIPQRVGHACYFEEDDWKKLKHYNIPVEICLTSNVVTASVSSLDVHHFADLYNAKHPIVLCTDDAGVFSTSLSNEYKVAASAFGLGKREMFQLAKNAIEFIFADDGVKQDLRKIFDLATKKQDL, from the exons AGAACTTGCTCGAGTACTGGGTGAAAAGGGTGTCATAGTTTTCTCAGATGTGGAACATGTTATCTTGAAAA ATGACCGTTCTTTAACTGAAGTGTTCAAATTGTTTGACCTGATCCACATTCTTACTACTGACCACACAACTGTGAAAAGAATCACCCAAGAA GTTATTGAAGATTTTGCCTCTGAAAATGTGGTATACCTGGAGTTAAGAACTACTCCAAAG AGAAATGACTCTATAGGAATGACCAAACGTTCTTATATGGAAGCGGTAATGGAAGGTCTAAGGGCTGTCAGTACAGTTGATGTTGCTTTTGCACCTCATAATGTGGATGCTGGAAGTCTTAGGGAATCACTACccataaatgatgcatgtgacggaaaaagaaaaaggatataTGTTCGGCTTCTTTTGAGTATTGACCGTCGGGAGTCCACTGCAGCTGCGATGGAAACT GTTAAGCTTGCACTGGAAATGAGAGATTTAGGAGTACTTGGTATTGACCTTTCTGGAAATCCTGTTGTGGGTGAATG GATGACATATCTACCAGCATTAGAGTTTGCTAGAGAACATGGTCTTTATATAACTCTTCACTGTGGAGAG GTTCCTAATCCGAAAGAGATACAAGCAATGTTAGACTTTATTCCCCAGAGGGTTGGCCATGCTTGTTACTTTGAAGAGGATGATTGGAAGAAATTGAAACATTACAATATCCCG GTTGAAATTTGTCTGACTTCCAACGTTGTGACTGCATCAGTTTCCTCACTAGATGTTCACCATTTTG CTGATCTGTATAATGCAAAACATCCGATAGTCCTCTGCACCGATGATGCTGGTGTGTTCTCCACCAGTCTCTCCAATGAGTACAAAGTTGCTGCTTCTGCATTTG GTCTTGGAAAGAGGGAAATGTTTCAGCTGGCAAAAAATgcaattgaatttatatttgcaGATGATGGAGTTAAGCAGGATCTGAGAAAGATTTTCGATTTGGCCACTAAAAAGCAAGATTTATAA